In Micromonospora ferruginea, the sequence GCGCCCAGCTCGTCTCCGGGCGGGTCAGCGTCGCCTCGTCCAGCACCGCGGCCACGGTGGCGTCGACGTCGGCCCGCAGGGTGGCCGGGTCGACGGGCGCCCCCGGGGCCGGGACGAACAGCTCGTGGACGTACGGCCAGACCTGGTCGACCGCGTCCTGCGCGCGGCGGTGCGACTCGTCGGTGCCGTCGCCGAGGCGCTTCATCCAGAGCGAGGCGTGGTCCAGGTGGTACGCCGACTCCTTGCGCGCCTTCGCGCCGATGGCGGCCAGCCGCTCATCGGCGCAGCCGGCCAGCGCGGTGTAGAGCGGCAGTTGCCAGGCGGCCAGGAAGAACAGCTTCGCCACGGTCACCGCGAAGTCGCCGTTGGGCAGCTCGACCAGCAGGCAGTTGCGGAACTCCCGGTCGCCGCGCAGGTAGGCCAGCGCGTCCTCGTCCCGGCCCGCGCCCTCCAGCTCACCCGCGTACGTGAGCAGGAGCCGGGCTGCGCCGAGCTGGTCGAGGGCGATGTTGGCCAGCGCGATGTCCTCCTCCATCTCCGGCGCGCGGGTGGTCCACTCGCCGAGCCGCTGCGCCGCGATCAGCGCGTCGTCGCCGAGGCCGAGCGTGAAGTCGAAGACCGTCGTCACAGGTGCGACACCCCGTCCGGGACCTCGTAGAACGTCGGGTGGCGGTAGACCTTGTCGGCCGCCGGGTCGAAGAAGGCGTCCTTCTCGTCCGGGCTGGACGCGGTGATCGCGCTCGCCGGCACCACCCAGATGGAGACGCCCTCCTGGCGACGGGTGTAGAGGTCGCGCGCGTTGCGCAGCGCCAGCTCGGCGTCGGGCGCGTGCAGGCTGCCGACGTGGGTGTGCGACAGGCCGCGCCGGGCCCGCACGAAGACCTCCCACAGGGGTGAGGACTGACTACTCATGCCGCCACCGCTTCCTTCTGCTCCGCCCGCTTGGCGGCGTACGCCGTAGCGGCCTCCCGTACCCATGCGCCGTCGGCGTGGGCCCGCTGCCGGTGCGCCATCCGCTCCCGGTTGCACGGCCCGTTGCCCTTGATCACCCGCATCAGCTCGTCGTAGTCGGGCTGGGTGTAGTCGTACGCCTGACGCTCCTCGTTGAAGCGCAGGTCCGGGTCGGGGATGGTCAGGCCGAGCACCTCCGCCTGGCCGACGCACATGTCGACGAACCGCTGGCGCAGCTCGTCGTTGGAGAAGCGCTTGATCTTCCAGGCCATCGACTGCGCGCTGTGTGTGGAGTCGCCGTCCGGCGGGCCGAACATGGCCAGCGACGGATACCACCAGCGGTTGACCGCGTCCTGGGCCATCGCCTTCTGCGCCTCGGTGCCGTGGGCCAGCGTGTGCAGGATCTCGTAGCCCTGGCGCTGGTGGAACGACTCCTCCTTGCAGACCCGGATCATCGCCCGCGCGTACGGGCCGTAGGAGCAGCGGCACAGCGGCACCTGGTTGACGATCGCCGCGCCGTCCACCAGCCAGCCGATCGCGCCCACGTCGGCCCAGGTCAGGGTCGGGTAGTTGAAGATCGAGCTGTACTTCTGCCGGCCGTTCAGCAGCAGCTCGACCAGCTCGTCGCGGCTGATGCCGAGCGTCTCGGCCGCCGCGTAGAGGTAGAGCCCGTGACCGGCCTCGTCCTGCACCTTGGCCAGCAGGATGGCCTTGCGCTTGAGGGAGGGCGCCCGGCTGATCCAGTTGCCCTCCGGCTGCATGCCGATGATCTCGGAGTGGGCGTGCTGGGCGATCTGCCGGATCAGCGTCTTCCGGTACGCCTCCGGCATCCAGTCCCGGGGTTCGATCTTCTGGTCGGCGTCGATCACGTCGGCGAAGTAGGCCTCGGCGTCCTCGTCCGGCGCCGGACCGCCCCGCCGGGCCCGCGCCGCCGCCTCGCGCAGCGCCGCCTCCGCGGCTTCCACCTCGCCGAGCAGGCCGCCGCCCGGAGCGTCCTCGGGCGGGGCGAAGTCATTGCCATACATGAAGCCAGTGTTACAGCTCGCGCCGGATGACACCAGAGGGTGTAACAGGATTCCGGTACGACCTTCGGTGATCGGGCCAACGCTCACCGTGGTCGCCTCTGACCTGGGCAAACGCGTGTGACGTCGACCACTTGCCGGCCAGAAAACCTCCCAAGGCCCGCATATCCGCTCAATATCCCGCCCACCCGGCGAGTCGCCGGGTGTCGGGATCTGGCGGTTGGCCGGTCCGGAAGTAGACTTCCCCCGGCACACCGATCGGCTGCCGTTGATCGCCACCGCTCAGGCCACCGTCCCCCGGCCTTGTGGCGATCGGGCCGAACACATGCGCAAGCGCCGGTCCCCCCGGCCAGACATCTGGAGTTCACCCACTCATGCGACCTCGCGTGACCATGGTGCTCGCCGTCGTGGCGGTCCTCGTCGGCGGCGGCTTGCTGGTGCCCGCCGCGTACGCGAAGCTCTCCGGCGGAGACGGCCTGAGCACCCTCGGCGGCGTCGGTGCCGGCGCCGAGCAGGTGCCGGCGCCCAGCCCCACCGCGCCGCCACCCCCGACGCTCGCCGACGCCCCGGTCTCGGTGAACTTCAAGGGCCAGTTCTTCTCCTGGGCCCTGATGGACCGGAAGACCGGCGCCGTCACCGGCGCGAAGAACATGAGCCAGACCAGCTCCACCGAGTCGATGCTCAAGACCTGGATCGTCTCGGACTACCTGCGCCAGCTCGGCGACGAGGAGCCGACCGCCGCGTTGAAGAAGGCGGCGAGCGTGGCCATCCGGGACAGCAACGACGACGGCGCCAACCGGGTCTACCGCGAGGCTGGCGGGTCCTACAAGCCGCTCCCGGGCAACAAGCTGAACCCGGTGCTCCAGCGCGCCGTCAAGATCTGCGGCCTCACCGACACGAAGGCCGGCACCGTGCCCGCGTACCTGGGCTGGTGGAGCTTCACCCAGATGTCCCCCCGGGACGCGGTCCGGCTCGGCGACTGCATCGCCGACGGCAAGGCCGCCGGGCCGAAGTGGACGAAGTGGGTCCTCGACGAGATGGCCAACGTCCGGGGCAGCATCAAGAGCCAGCAGGCGAAGTCCGGCGGCGGCAAGTGGGGCATCGTCGACGGCCTGCCCGCCTCGATCAGGTCCCAGGGCCCGGTGAGCATCAAGAACGGCTGGACCCAACTCGTGTACGACGGCAACTGGCACGTCAACTGCCTCGCCGTCACCGACAAGTGGAGCCTCGCGGTGATGATGCGCTACCCCGGCAGCGCCGGCCTGTCCTACGGGTCGAAGGTCTGCGCCAGCGTCGCCACGCAGCTCGTCACCCCGCAGCCCGGCGCCGCCCTCAAGGTGCCGCAGCAGCCGGTCGGGAAGCTCTGATGGCCGGCGCCCGGCGTCGGCCCGGCAGCCATCACCGCCCGCTGGCGTTCACCGCCGTGGCCGTGGCCCTGGTCGGACTGCTGATCCTCTCGCTGCGGCTGGTCCCCGGATCGCCCTCGCAGCACACCGCCGCGTCCCGCCCCGAGGCGACCGGTGAGCGGTCCACCGCGAAGCCCACCGGCCGCGACGCCCGACCGGCGCCGGCCCGCTCGCTGGAGCCGCTGCCGTTCGAGGCCAAGGATCTCGACGACCTCGACCTCAAGGGCTGGTACGCCTGGTCCGTGCTGGACAAGCGCACCGGGAAGATCATCGGCTCGAAGAACATGGCCGAGACCAGCACCACCGCGTCCCTGATCAAGTCCTGGGTGGTGGCCGACTACCTGCGGCGCAGCGCCGAGGACGGCAAGACGCCGAGCGACGCGAAGCTCGCCGACGCCACCCGGATCATCCGCGACAGCGACAACACCCGGGCCCAGGAGTTCTACGAGAGCGTGGGCAGCGCCGCCTCGATCAAGCGACTGATCTCGATCTGCAAGCTGACCGACAGCAAGGTCGCCGCCGACGGCGGCTGGAGCCGCACGCTGCTGTCCCCCCGTGACACCGCCCGGCTCGGCGTCTGCATCGACGACGGGCGGGCCGCCGGGCCGAAGTGGACGAAGTGGCTGCTCAACGAGATGCGGCTGGTCCGCGGCGACGGCGACTTCGGCATCCGCAAGGCGTTCCCGGCCGCCCAGCAGAAGAAGATCGCCATCAAGAACGGCTGGATCGACCGGCAGAAGGAACAGGAATACCACGTCAACTGCCTGGCCATCGGCGACACCTGGACGATGGGCGTGATGGTCAAGAGCCCGTTCAGCGTCGGCGGGTGGGACTACGGCATGAAGGCCTGCGAGCAGATCACCGAGGCGCTGCTGCGCGAGCCGACCTGATCCCCGGCCGGCGCGCTCAGCCCTGGAAGAACTCCGGTCCGCCCGACGGCAACGCGGGCACCTCGCCGTAGGCGGCGGCCCGGCGGGCGAACTCGCGCAGCCCGGCCACCTGCCGCTCGCCCAGCGAGAAGTCGAGCGTGCGGAAGTAGGTCGCCAGGGTGGCCGCGTCGAACGGCTCCCAGCGGGCCGCCGCCTCGGCCACCTGGTCCAGCTCGGCCAGGCACAGGTCACGCGAGCGCAGGAACGCCTCGTGCACCTCCTTGACCAGGCCCGGGTGGGCGGCGGCGAAGTCGCGACGGACCGCCCAGACCGCGAACACCATCGGCAGCCCGGTCCACTCGTGCCAGGCCTGCCCGAGGTCGGTCACCGCGAGGCCCTTGCCGGGCGCCTCGTAGAGCGCACGCAGCGCCACGTCGCCGATCAGCACCCCCGCCTCGGCCTCCAGCAGCATCTGGGTCAGGTCCGGCGGGCAGCGGAAGTATTCCGGCCGCACCCCGTACCGCTCGGCGAGCAGCACCTGGGCGAGCAGCACTCCGGTGCGCGAGGTGGAGCCCAGCGCCACCCGGGCGCCGTCCAGCTCGGCCAGCGGCCGGGTGGAGACCATGTTGACCGAGAGCACCGGGCCGTCGCTGCCGACCGCCAGGTCCGGCAGGAGCAGCAGCTCGTCGGCGTGCTTCAGGAACTCCACGAGCGTGATCGGGCCGATGTCGAGGTCGCCGCGGACCAGGTCGGCGCTCAGCTTGTCCGGCGAGTCCTTGTGCAGGTCGACGTCGAGCAGCGCGCCGGACCGCATCAGCCCCCAGTAGATGGGCAGGCAGTTGAGGAACTGGATGTGCCCCACCCGGGGGCGGGCGATGCGGTCGGCCATGACCCGACCGTATCCCCGCGGGTGGCTCCCCGCCCCGCCGGGAGCCCCGGAGTGGTCCACCCCGCACCCCGGTGAAAGGCGGGGCCCCTTCTTAACGCCTCCGGTAGAGGAGGGGCCCCTTCTTAACCGGCCACTCCCACCGGGGGCGGCGCGGCGGCGGGGACGGCGGCGCGCTCGGCGCGTACCGCGCGGCGGACCGGCCAGGCGAGCGCC encodes:
- a CDS encoding menaquinone biosynthetic enzyme MqnA/MqnD family protein, with the protein product MADRIARPRVGHIQFLNCLPIYWGLMRSGALLDVDLHKDSPDKLSADLVRGDLDIGPITLVEFLKHADELLLLPDLAVGSDGPVLSVNMVSTRPLAELDGARVALGSTSRTGVLLAQVLLAERYGVRPEYFRCPPDLTQMLLEAEAGVLIGDVALRALYEAPGKGLAVTDLGQAWHEWTGLPMVFAVWAVRRDFAAAHPGLVKEVHEAFLRSRDLCLAELDQVAEAAARWEPFDAATLATYFRTLDFSLGERQVAGLREFARRAAAYGEVPALPSGGPEFFQG
- the paaA gene encoding 1,2-phenylacetyl-CoA epoxidase subunit PaaA, producing the protein MYGNDFAPPEDAPGGGLLGEVEAAEAALREAAARARRGGPAPDEDAEAYFADVIDADQKIEPRDWMPEAYRKTLIRQIAQHAHSEIIGMQPEGNWISRAPSLKRKAILLAKVQDEAGHGLYLYAAAETLGISRDELVELLLNGRQKYSSIFNYPTLTWADVGAIGWLVDGAAIVNQVPLCRCSYGPYARAMIRVCKEESFHQRQGYEILHTLAHGTEAQKAMAQDAVNRWWYPSLAMFGPPDGDSTHSAQSMAWKIKRFSNDELRQRFVDMCVGQAEVLGLTIPDPDLRFNEERQAYDYTQPDYDELMRVIKGNGPCNRERMAHRQRAHADGAWVREAATAYAAKRAEQKEAVAA
- the paaB gene encoding 1,2-phenylacetyl-CoA epoxidase subunit PaaB, which encodes MSSQSSPLWEVFVRARRGLSHTHVGSLHAPDAELALRNARDLYTRRQEGVSIWVVPASAITASSPDEKDAFFDPAADKVYRHPTFYEVPDGVSHL
- the paaC gene encoding 1,2-phenylacetyl-CoA epoxidase subunit PaaC produces the protein MTTVFDFTLGLGDDALIAAQRLGEWTTRAPEMEEDIALANIALDQLGAARLLLTYAGELEGAGRDEDALAYLRGDREFRNCLLVELPNGDFAVTVAKLFFLAAWQLPLYTALAGCADERLAAIGAKARKESAYHLDHASLWMKRLGDGTDESHRRAQDAVDQVWPYVHELFVPAPGAPVDPATLRADVDATVAAVLDEATLTRPETSWAPGGGRDGVHTEHLSYLLAEMQVLHRAHPGARW